From one bacterium HR17 genomic stretch:
- the arnE gene encoding 4-amino-4-deoxy-L-arabinose-phosphoundecaprenol flippase subunit ArnE, which produces MVATTLRSLLTDPLAQIIIATLLGGIGQALIKYGVTNAEAGSGLVATATRLMLSPGVLAGLSAYAVSSVFYVMVVRSKGLSFAYPFVAANQVIVFLLAWLLFREAIPPLRVAGLVVICIGVTLIALSR; this is translated from the coding sequence ATGGTGGCTACAACCTTGCGCTCATTGCTCACCGACCCGTTAGCGCAAATCATCATCGCCACACTGCTGGGTGGCATCGGGCAAGCGCTTATCAAATATGGCGTCACCAACGCCGAAGCAGGCAGCGGTTTGGTGGCGACGGCAACGCGGTTGATGCTCTCGCCCGGTGTGTTGGCAGGCTTGAGCGCTTACGCAGTGTCGTCAGTGTTTTATGTCATGGTCGTGCGGAGCAAAGGGCTGAGTTTCGCTTACCCTTTCGTCGCTGCCAACCAAGTCATCGTGTTTTTGTTGGCGTGGCTGCTGTTCCGCGAAGCCATTCCGCCATTGCGCGTCGCCGGTTTAGTCGTCATCTGCATCGGCGTCACGCTCATTGCCCTCAGTAGGTAG